The Aggregatilinea lenta genome includes a region encoding these proteins:
- the proB gene encoding glutamate 5-kinase: protein MGINGREATVVVKLGTSTLTGGTSRLSRPHMVEIVRQVATLRKEGCRIVVVSSGAMAAGRELLGYPQLPNHLPAKQMLSAVGQGYLIEVYRLLFRLYDVEIGQVLLTHADLSHRTRYLNARDTLNTLLDYGIVPIVNENDTVAVEEIKVGDNDNLSAQIAGLLHSDQLIMLTDQDGLYDHDPRTDPRATLIAEVHTIDEDLMALAGVSVSGLGVGGMVTKIQAARLATRAGTRTVIANGRTPDALLRIVHGEALGTAFVPPQEHVEGRKRWLLAERPQGQVVVDEGASEMIRLRGASLLPVGIRSIAHDFERGAVVMIEDSEGHALAHGLVNYSSAELQRLRGHRSQDIVEILGYTYGDEAIHRDNMVLV from the coding sequence ATGGGAATAAACGGACGTGAGGCGACGGTGGTCGTCAAGTTGGGCACGAGCACGCTGACCGGCGGAACGTCCCGGCTGTCACGGCCCCATATGGTTGAAATCGTGCGGCAGGTAGCCACGCTGCGCAAAGAGGGCTGCCGGATCGTAGTCGTGTCGTCGGGCGCGATGGCCGCCGGGCGCGAGCTACTCGGCTATCCCCAACTGCCTAACCATCTGCCCGCCAAGCAGATGTTAAGCGCCGTGGGGCAGGGCTATCTGATCGAGGTGTACCGGCTGCTATTCCGGCTCTACGACGTGGAGATCGGGCAGGTGCTGCTGACGCACGCCGATCTGTCGCATCGAACGCGTTACCTGAACGCGCGCGATACGCTGAACACGCTGCTCGACTATGGCATCGTGCCGATCGTCAACGAGAACGACACCGTCGCCGTCGAGGAAATCAAGGTGGGCGACAATGACAACCTGTCGGCCCAGATCGCGGGGCTGCTGCACTCCGACCAGTTGATCATGCTAACGGACCAGGACGGATTATACGACCACGATCCGCGCACCGATCCGCGTGCGACGCTGATCGCGGAGGTGCACACCATCGACGAGGACCTGATGGCTCTGGCGGGCGTGAGTGTTTCCGGGCTGGGCGTTGGGGGTATGGTTACGAAAATCCAGGCGGCGCGGTTGGCAACGCGCGCGGGCACGCGCACGGTGATCGCCAATGGGCGGACGCCGGATGCGCTGCTGCGCATCGTGCATGGCGAAGCGTTGGGCACGGCCTTCGTGCCGCCCCAGGAACACGTCGAGGGGCGCAAGCGCTGGCTGCTGGCCGAGCGTCCGCAGGGGCAGGTGGTGGTCGACGAGGGCGCGTCGGAGATGATCCGGCTGCGCGGCGCGAGTCTGCTGCCGGTGGGTATTCGCAGCATCGCGCACGACTTCGAGCGCGGGGCCGTGGTGATGATCGAGGACAGCGAAGGGCACGCGCTGGCGCATGGCCTGGTCAACTACAGCAGCGCCGAGCTGCAACGGCTGCGCGGCCACCGGTCGCAAGACATTGTCGAGATTCTTGGCTACACTTACGGCGACGAGGCGATTCACCGCGACAATATGGTACTCGTGTAA
- a CDS encoding glutamate-5-semialdehyde dehydrogenase — translation MAVDMQLTGKQAKAAALELRRFTTAQKNAALYTIADAIETRSEKILQQNAADMDDARAAGLSSAMLDRLNLTGRLPGIAADVRHVASLPDPVGEEFDAQTLPNGLQIRKRRVPIGVLGVIYEARPNVTVDVVALALKTSNAVILRGGSETLRSNAAIVDVIQDTLSAIDFPDCVVQLIRDSDRKYVGELLRLSDYVDMIIPRGGASLHKFCRENSSVPVITGGIGICHLYVDHTADIDKAVDVIYNAKVQRPSVCNALDTVLVQRSVADTIVPRIVERLGQARVHFKADAEAEKLVAGQPGVEAAGEGDWDVEWLDLILGIHVVEGLDEAIQHIQTHSTDHSDGILSSDPDSIGRFLNEIDSAAVYANASTRFTDGGQFGLGAEIAVSTQKLHARGPMGLQELTSYKWIVEGDGHVRP, via the coding sequence ATGGCAGTAGATATGCAGCTCACCGGCAAACAGGCGAAGGCTGCGGCTCTGGAGCTGCGGCGATTCACGACAGCACAGAAGAACGCCGCACTTTATACGATTGCGGACGCGATCGAGACGCGCAGCGAAAAGATCCTCCAGCAGAACGCGGCGGACATGGACGACGCCCGCGCCGCCGGACTTTCGAGCGCGATGCTGGACCGGCTCAACCTGACGGGCCGCCTGCCGGGAATCGCCGCCGACGTGCGCCACGTTGCCTCACTGCCCGATCCCGTCGGCGAGGAGTTCGACGCGCAGACGCTGCCCAACGGCCTGCAGATCCGCAAGCGCCGCGTCCCGATCGGCGTGCTGGGCGTGATCTACGAGGCCCGGCCCAACGTGACGGTGGACGTAGTGGCACTCGCCCTGAAGACCAGCAACGCGGTGATTCTGCGCGGCGGGTCCGAAACACTGCGCAGCAACGCCGCGATCGTGGACGTGATCCAGGATACGCTGAGCGCGATCGACTTTCCGGACTGCGTCGTGCAGCTCATCCGCGATTCGGACCGGAAGTACGTCGGCGAGCTGCTACGGCTGAGCGACTACGTGGACATGATTATCCCACGTGGGGGCGCGTCGCTGCACAAATTCTGCCGCGAGAACAGCTCTGTGCCCGTGATCACCGGCGGTATCGGGATCTGTCACCTCTATGTGGACCACACCGCCGACATCGACAAGGCCGTCGACGTGATCTACAACGCCAAAGTCCAGCGTCCGTCGGTCTGCAACGCGCTCGACACGGTCCTGGTGCAGCGCAGCGTGGCGGACACCATCGTGCCGCGCATCGTCGAGCGACTGGGGCAGGCGCGAGTCCACTTCAAGGCCGATGCGGAAGCCGAAAAGTTGGTCGCCGGGCAGCCGGGCGTCGAAGCGGCGGGTGAGGGCGACTGGGACGTGGAATGGCTCGACCTGATCCTGGGCATTCACGTGGTCGAGGGTCTGGACGAGGCGATCCAGCACATTCAGACGCACAGCACCGATCACTCAGATGGCATCCTCTCGTCCGACCCGGACTCGATTGGGCGCTTTCTGAACGAAATCGACTCGGCGGCGGTGTACGCCAATGCCTCGACGCGCTTCACCGACGGAGGGCAGTTCGGGCTGGGGGCGGAGATCGCCGTGAGCACGCAGAAGCTGCACGCGCGCGGCCCGATGGGGCTGCAGGAACTGACCAGCTACAAGTGGATCGTCGAGGGCGATGGGCACGTTCGCCCCTGA
- a CDS encoding sulfite oxidase-like oxidoreductase, with the protein MIDNFLHRREEEKRVKSEGRLPPNQSLTLKFPVLHYGTVPGFDPATWDLQVFGEVENEMHWDWEAFKQLPTVEVHTDIHCVTGWSKFDTVWEGPRFRDFIQMFGVKPSARFVIAHCEHGFTTNLPLDVMLEDDVLLAWKFNGDYLEPDHGYPVRTFVPQRYFWKSAKWLRKLEFSTVDKPGFWEQAGYHNDGDPWREERYQRRGLF; encoded by the coding sequence ATGATCGACAACTTTCTGCACCGCCGCGAAGAGGAAAAACGCGTTAAATCCGAGGGCCGCCTGCCGCCCAACCAATCCTTGACGCTCAAGTTCCCGGTGCTCCATTACGGCACGGTTCCCGGCTTCGATCCCGCCACCTGGGATCTGCAAGTGTTCGGCGAAGTCGAGAACGAGATGCACTGGGATTGGGAGGCGTTCAAGCAGCTCCCGACCGTCGAGGTGCACACGGACATCCACTGCGTGACCGGCTGGAGCAAATTCGACACCGTCTGGGAAGGCCCGCGCTTCCGCGACTTCATCCAGATGTTTGGCGTCAAGCCGAGCGCCAGGTTTGTAATCGCGCATTGCGAGCACGGCTTCACCACCAATTTGCCGCTCGATGTGATGCTGGAAGACGACGTGCTGCTGGCATGGAAGTTCAACGGGGACTACCTGGAGCCGGACCACGGCTACCCGGTGCGCACGTTCGTGCCGCAGCGTTACTTCTGGAAAAGCGCCAAGTGGCTGCGCAAGCTGGAATTCAGTACGGTCGACAAGCCGGGCTTCTGGGAGCAGGCAGGTTACCACAACGACGGCGATCCGTGGAGGGAAGAACGCTACCAGCGCCGGGGTCTATTCTAG
- a CDS encoding cyclase family protein, with translation MKHLGLLLVVVLVAGGAAGFVAARTSAPSAQAASLPQALTDWAVIDLTQPISMDIPLWPGDPEVEIEPWATYAEDDYFINRISIGEHSATHWGTPNTFIEGARSAEMIPAAELVVPAVVIDVREQGAADPDYRVSIEDVEAWEAENGPIPEGSVVIIYTGWQEKWDDAQAFLGLDADEVLHWPGFGADTVEYLIAERGIVGLGTDTHGADAGNDEEFGASFAMYDADGMILECLAGLDQMPPTGATLVVGGWPIVGGSGSPARVLAFVPPAE, from the coding sequence ATGAAACATCTTGGACTTTTGCTGGTCGTGGTTCTCGTCGCGGGGGGCGCTGCGGGCTTTGTCGCCGCGCGGACTTCCGCGCCCAGCGCGCAGGCGGCGTCGCTGCCCCAGGCATTGACCGACTGGGCCGTGATCGACCTGACGCAGCCGATCTCGATGGACATTCCGCTGTGGCCCGGCGATCCTGAAGTCGAGATCGAGCCGTGGGCGACCTACGCGGAAGACGATTACTTCATCAACCGCATCTCGATCGGCGAACACAGCGCGACGCACTGGGGCACGCCGAACACCTTCATCGAGGGCGCGCGCAGCGCCGAGATGATCCCGGCGGCGGAACTGGTGGTGCCTGCCGTGGTGATCGACGTGCGCGAGCAGGGCGCGGCGGACCCCGACTACCGCGTTTCGATTGAGGACGTCGAAGCTTGGGAAGCGGAGAACGGCCCGATCCCCGAAGGCAGCGTGGTGATCATCTACACCGGCTGGCAAGAAAAGTGGGACGACGCGCAGGCGTTCCTTGGCCTGGACGCGGACGAGGTGCTGCACTGGCCGGGCTTCGGCGCGGACACGGTGGAATACCTGATCGCGGAACGCGGCATCGTGGGCCTGGGCACGGATACGCATGGTGCGGACGCGGGCAACGACGAGGAATTCGGCGCGAGCTTCGCCATGTACGACGCGGACGGCATGATCCTCGAATGCCTGGCAGGGCTGGACCAGATGCCGCCGACCGGCGCGACGTTGGTTGTGGGCGGCTGGCCGATTGTAGGCGGTTCGGGCAGCCCGGCGCGGGTGTTGGCGTTCGTGCCGCCCGCGGAGTAG
- a CDS encoding class I SAM-dependent methyltransferase produces MTDPICLPVEALHQLGQHPPLYEPGEPVFWDDPHISQHLLDAHLNPNTDTASRRPETVDAVVSWLIETLAPRPDAAWLDLGCGPGLYASRLAQCGLHVTGIDFSRRSIAYARDDAVRRKLDITYRLENYLELEDEAGYDVVSLIYGDFCPLPPADRATLLDRVHRALKPGGHFVFDLSAPRHHALHGMQANWYAAPEGGFWRPDAHLVLEHGFAYPDDIFLDQYVILIPGCDPVVYRFWFQDYTPERIAQELAAHGFRITAHWADLLGTPYTPESTWLGVVAQRE; encoded by the coding sequence ATGACAGACCCTATTTGCCTGCCTGTTGAGGCGCTGCACCAGCTTGGCCAGCATCCGCCGCTCTATGAACCGGGCGAGCCGGTCTTCTGGGACGACCCGCACATCTCGCAGCACCTGCTCGACGCGCACCTGAACCCCAACACGGACACCGCCAGCCGCCGGCCAGAGACGGTCGACGCCGTCGTAAGCTGGCTGATCGAGACGCTCGCGCCGCGGCCCGACGCGGCCTGGCTCGACCTGGGCTGTGGGCCGGGGCTGTACGCCTCGCGCCTCGCGCAGTGTGGCTTGCACGTCACCGGGATCGACTTCTCGCGGCGCTCGATTGCCTATGCGCGCGACGACGCGGTCCGGCGCAAGCTGGACATCACCTATCGTTTGGAGAACTATCTGGAGCTTGAGGACGAGGCAGGCTACGACGTCGTCTCGCTGATCTACGGCGACTTCTGCCCGCTGCCGCCCGCCGACCGCGCCACACTGCTGGACCGCGTCCACCGCGCGCTGAAGCCCGGCGGACACTTCGTGTTCGACCTCTCGGCGCCGCGCCATCATGCGCTGCACGGCATGCAGGCCAACTGGTACGCCGCGCCGGAGGGCGGCTTCTGGCGCCCGGACGCTCACCTCGTGCTGGAACACGGCTTCGCCTACCCTGACGACATCTTCCTGGACCAGTACGTGATCTTAATTCCGGGCTGCGACCCGGTCGTGTACCGCTTCTGGTTCCAGGACTACACGCCGGAGCGCATCGCACAGGAGTTGGCGGCGCACGGATTCCGCATTACCGCGCACTGGGCCGATCTGCTCGGCACGCCCTACACGCCGGAGAGCACGTGGCTCGGCGTCGTGGCGCAGCGGGAATAA
- the mutY gene encoding A/G-specific adenine glycosylase: protein MTDTGLHIDLDPHDFPALHRDLLAWFAAHAADLPWRRDRDPYLVWLSEIMLQQTQVTTVIPYFERFVARFPTVEALAAAPLDDVLKLWEGLGYYSRARNLHRAAQVVVQELGGQFPPTVEGLMALPGIGRYTAGAIASLAFGADAPVLDGNVIRVLARLFDVAEDARETATLKALWALAERLVPPGQAGPWNEGLMELGRTVCTPKSPNCPHCPIAAHCTAFALGVQEQRPVKAPKARTPHYDVTAAVITRDDGQVLIAQRPLDKMLGGLWEFPGGKREPGESLQACLRREIREELGIDIEVGAQIGTVRHGYTHFRITLYAFACTLTGGTPQAIQCAAWTWAAPDDLELYAFPVTDQKIIAMLRDGGGQIGMDLGL from the coding sequence ATGACTGACACCGGCCTCCACATCGACCTCGACCCGCACGACTTCCCCGCCCTGCACCGCGACCTGCTCGCGTGGTTCGCCGCCCACGCCGCCGATCTGCCCTGGCGACGCGACCGCGATCCGTATCTCGTCTGGCTGTCGGAGATCATGCTTCAACAGACGCAGGTCACGACTGTGATCCCCTACTTCGAGCGCTTCGTGGCGCGCTTCCCGACCGTCGAGGCGCTGGCCGCCGCCCCGCTGGACGACGTACTCAAGCTGTGGGAGGGGCTGGGCTATTACAGCCGCGCGCGCAACCTGCACCGCGCCGCGCAGGTAGTCGTCCAGGAGCTTGGCGGGCAGTTCCCGCCTACAGTCGAAGGACTGATGGCGCTGCCCGGCATTGGGCGCTACACGGCAGGCGCCATCGCCAGCCTCGCCTTCGGAGCCGACGCGCCCGTGCTGGACGGCAACGTGATCCGCGTGCTGGCGCGCCTATTCGACGTCGCGGAGGACGCGCGAGAGACCGCCACGCTCAAGGCGCTCTGGGCGCTGGCGGAGCGGCTGGTCCCTCCTGGCCAGGCCGGGCCGTGGAACGAAGGGTTGATGGAGCTGGGTCGCACCGTCTGCACGCCCAAATCCCCGAACTGCCCGCACTGCCCCATCGCCGCCCACTGCACCGCCTTCGCGTTGGGCGTGCAGGAGCAGCGCCCGGTCAAAGCGCCGAAAGCCCGCACGCCGCACTACGACGTCACCGCGGCCGTCATCACCCGCGACGACGGGCAGGTGCTCATCGCGCAGCGCCCGCTGGACAAGATGCTCGGCGGCCTGTGGGAATTCCCCGGCGGCAAGCGCGAGCCGGGCGAGTCACTGCAAGCCTGCTTGCGCCGCGAGATCCGCGAGGAACTGGGGATCGACATTGAAGTCGGCGCGCAGATTGGCACGGTGCGGCACGGCTACACGCACTTCCGCATCACGCTCTACGCCTTCGCCTGCACGTTAACCGGTGGCACGCCGCAAGCAATCCAGTGCGCGGCGTGGACCTGGGCCGCGCCCGACGACCTGGAACTCTACGCCTTCCCCGTCACCGACCAGAAGATCATCGCCATGTTGCGCGACGGCGGCGGCCAGATCGGCATGGACCTCGGCTTATAA
- a CDS encoding class I SAM-dependent methyltransferase: protein MDEPTVRRLNDLNRQFYQITAPDFDASRAEPWPGWERLLSHLRAPLSVLDVGCGNGRLGVFLAERLGSGVRYHGLDSAPALLDRARAALAGTDVRLDAWDLLDDPLPDGPYDVVALFGVLHHVPGADRRRALLADLAARVAPGGLLAFAAWRFYEFDRFRSRIVPWPDGITVEPGDHLLDWRRGTPALRYCHHVDEAEHAALVAATGLTELETYCADGRSHDLNRYTLLRRDPHD from the coding sequence ATGGACGAACCAACCGTGCGGCGGCTGAACGACCTGAACCGCCAATTCTACCAGATCACTGCGCCGGACTTCGACGCGTCGCGTGCGGAGCCGTGGCCCGGCTGGGAGCGCCTGCTCTCGCACCTACGTGCGCCGCTGTCCGTGCTGGACGTGGGCTGCGGCAACGGGCGGCTGGGCGTGTTCCTGGCGGAGCGGCTCGGTTCCGGCGTGCGCTATCACGGGCTGGACAGCGCGCCCGCCCTGCTCGACCGCGCCCGCGCCGCGCTGGCAGGTACGGACGTCCGGCTCGATGCGTGGGATCTGCTCGACGATCCGCTGCCCGACGGCCCGTACGATGTCGTGGCGTTGTTCGGCGTGCTGCACCACGTGCCCGGCGCGGATCGCCGCCGCGCGCTGCTGGCCGATCTCGCCGCGCGGGTTGCCCCCGGCGGACTGCTGGCCTTCGCCGCGTGGCGCTTCTACGAGTTCGACCGCTTCCGATCGCGGATCGTGCCCTGGCCGGACGGCATCACGGTCGAGCCGGGCGACCATCTGCTCGACTGGCGGCGCGGCACGCCTGCGCTGCGCTACTGCCACCACGTGGACGAGGCCGAGCATGCCGCGCTGGTGGCGGCCACCGGCTTGACCGAACTCGAAACGTACTGCGCTGATGGGCGCAGCCATGACCTGAACCGCTATACGCTGCTGAGACGAGACCCGCATGACTGA
- a CDS encoding elongator complex protein 3 has translation MGHKSTLDLEAYREPLVAILGEVIAAPSLTRAQLARVLKRYPKDGRGLFANDDLIRAYRAFAGTEGLPPYDLDVLARLRLKPVRSMSGVTPVTVLTKPFPCPGECLFCPNDVRMPKSYLSNEPGAQRAEQNAFDPYLQTMSRLTALRNTGHPTGKIEVIVLGGTWSFYPETYQIWFVKRIFDALHDFGKGIDRSAAVRDALREVSQLHPERNTTTVTLAGIDLARSYNQAVQSVYDAEMRRSREQAREIARGERDRSPVDEYATWTELAAAHDENEYARCRCVGLVVETRPDHISEEEVIRIRRLGATKVQIGFQSLSDDVLRLNKRGHTVAATRRAVRLLRQAGFKIHAHWMPNLYGSSPEADITDYARMFAEPDFRPDELKIYPCSLIESAELMQRYEDGSWRPYTHDELLHVLVECFRRTPEYCRLTRVVRDIPSTDIVTGDMTTNFRQTVEQALAEQGERSADIRSREIRGQSVEPDGLRLDEQRYVTSAGEEVFLQFVTDDRRVAGFLRLALPSGPPLMDELDGAAMIREVHVYGQSLVPGEESPGKAQHAGLGTRLLDRAAEIAAGQGYARLAVISAVGTRGYYRGRGFADGHLYQFRAL, from the coding sequence ATGGGACACAAGTCTACGCTCGATCTTGAGGCCTACCGGGAGCCGCTCGTCGCCATCCTGGGCGAAGTGATCGCTGCGCCCTCGCTGACGCGCGCGCAGCTTGCGCGCGTGCTCAAGCGTTATCCCAAAGACGGGCGCGGCTTGTTCGCCAATGACGACCTGATCCGCGCCTACCGCGCGTTTGCCGGGACGGAAGGCTTGCCGCCCTACGACCTCGACGTGCTGGCGCGGCTGCGGCTCAAACCGGTGCGCAGTATGTCGGGCGTGACGCCGGTTACCGTGCTTACAAAACCGTTCCCATGCCCCGGCGAGTGTCTATTTTGCCCCAACGACGTGCGAATGCCCAAGAGCTACCTGTCCAATGAACCGGGTGCGCAGCGCGCGGAGCAGAATGCGTTCGACCCGTACCTGCAAACCATGTCACGGCTGACCGCGCTGCGCAACACGGGCCATCCCACCGGCAAGATCGAGGTGATCGTGCTGGGCGGCACGTGGTCGTTCTACCCCGAAACATACCAGATCTGGTTCGTGAAGCGCATTTTTGACGCCCTGCACGATTTTGGCAAGGGGATCGACCGCTCGGCGGCGGTGCGAGACGCACTGCGCGAGGTGTCGCAGCTCCACCCGGAGCGCAACACCACGACGGTCACGCTGGCCGGGATCGATCTGGCGCGCAGCTATAACCAGGCCGTACAGAGCGTGTACGACGCCGAGATGCGGCGTTCCAGGGAACAGGCGCGGGAGATTGCGCGCGGCGAGCGCGACCGCAGCCCGGTGGACGAGTACGCGACGTGGACGGAGCTGGCTGCTGCGCACGACGAAAACGAGTATGCGCGCTGCCGCTGCGTGGGGCTGGTCGTGGAGACGCGGCCCGACCACATCAGCGAGGAGGAAGTGATCCGCATCCGGCGGCTGGGCGCGACGAAGGTACAGATCGGCTTCCAGAGCCTGAGCGACGACGTGCTGCGCCTGAACAAGCGCGGGCACACCGTCGCGGCGACGCGGCGGGCGGTGCGGCTGCTGCGGCAGGCAGGCTTCAAGATTCACGCGCACTGGATGCCGAACCTGTACGGCTCCTCACCAGAGGCCGATATCACCGACTACGCGCGGATGTTCGCGGAGCCGGACTTCCGCCCGGACGAGCTGAAGATCTACCCATGCTCGCTGATCGAGAGTGCAGAGCTGATGCAGCGCTACGAGGATGGCTCGTGGCGGCCCTATACACACGACGAGCTGCTGCACGTGCTGGTCGAGTGCTTCCGCCGCACGCCGGAATACTGCCGCCTGACGCGCGTCGTGCGTGACATCCCCTCGACGGATATCGTCACGGGCGACATGACAACCAACTTCCGACAGACGGTCGAGCAGGCATTGGCGGAGCAGGGCGAGCGCAGCGCCGACATTCGCAGCCGCGAGATACGGGGGCAGAGCGTAGAGCCGGACGGGCTGCGCCTGGACGAGCAGCGCTACGTAACCTCGGCGGGCGAGGAAGTGTTCTTACAGTTCGTGACCGACGATCGCCGTGTCGCGGGGTTCCTGCGCCTGGCGCTTCCCAGCGGACCCCCATTGATGGACGAGTTGGACGGCGCGGCGATGATCCGCGAGGTGCACGTCTACGGCCAGTCGCTCGTGCCGGGCGAGGAATCCCCCGGCAAGGCGCAGCATGCCGGGCTGGGCACGCGCCTGCTCGACCGCGCCGCTGAAATCGCGGCGGGGCAGGGCTACGCGCGGCTGGCGGTGATTTCCGCCGTGGGGACACGGGGTTATTACCGGGGACGCGGCTTTGCCGACGGCCATCTGTACCAGTTCCGCGCGTTGTAA
- a CDS encoding DUF4230 domain-containing protein: MDAHDDENRPIEGVPELDGERRPAVVDGEVRNIALPDQRPVRRKRRPAPVPEPPVQYVERQRSLPGCGFFVGASLLVVVIVFALIALAFTNELTDFFDDPVDNVLEMIGIDRGNSTPEVVDARVVVLGIQKLAVIETTRADILVDETVVQEKSFVLRDARLRVQYSGRVTAGVDLSLIEDEDIVMEEANRVTISLPPAQITGCYLRDPEIIENTCGSNVLGMANCSDTYENLQKTAYNRAMSDLLDTAEEQDVVGTAIESAESAISDLLGNFGITEITFNRSTETLPPDDSCTATSS; encoded by the coding sequence TTGGACGCACACGATGACGAGAACCGGCCCATCGAAGGTGTGCCGGAGCTGGATGGGGAACGCCGTCCCGCCGTGGTCGACGGCGAGGTGCGGAACATCGCGCTGCCGGACCAGCGGCCCGTGCGCCGCAAGCGGCGGCCCGCGCCGGTGCCTGAACCGCCGGTGCAGTACGTCGAGCGGCAGCGCAGTCTGCCCGGATGCGGTTTTTTTGTAGGAGCCTCGCTGCTGGTCGTGGTGATTGTGTTCGCGCTGATCGCGCTGGCCTTCACCAACGAGCTGACCGACTTTTTCGACGATCCGGTGGACAACGTGCTGGAAATGATCGGCATCGATCGTGGCAACAGCACGCCGGAGGTGGTCGATGCGCGCGTGGTCGTGCTGGGTATTCAGAAACTGGCTGTGATCGAGACAACACGCGCGGATATTCTGGTGGACGAAACGGTCGTGCAGGAGAAATCCTTCGTGCTGCGCGATGCGAGACTGCGCGTACAGTACAGCGGGCGCGTCACGGCAGGCGTAGACCTGTCGCTGATCGAGGATGAAGATATAGTCATGGAAGAGGCGAACCGGGTGACGATCAGTCTGCCACCCGCGCAGATCACCGGCTGCTACCTGCGCGATCCTGAGATTATCGAAAACACGTGCGGCTCGAACGTGCTGGGCATGGCGAACTGCAGCGACACGTACGAAAACCTGCAGAAGACGGCCTACAACCGCGCAATGAGTGATTTGCTCGATACGGCAGAGGAACAGGACGTGGTCGGCACGGCCATCGAATCCGCCGAGAGCGCGATTTCGGATTTGCTGGGAAATTTCGGCATCACGGAAATTACGTTCAATCGCAGCACCGAGACGCTGCCGCCTGACGACAGCTGCACCGCGACCAGCAGCTAG
- a CDS encoding lipoate--protein ligase family protein, with protein MRSTWRLLVTGTTDGPSNMAIDHAIMDAVAEGRVPPTLRFYAWDPACLSLGFMQPLADVDRARLAVCGWDVVRRITGGRAILHTDELTYSVTVKDDHPVVEGDIIKSYRRLSTALCHGLDQLGAAVESDRRVEGAGKAKGPVCFEVPSHYEITAGGKKLIGSAQVRKVGTVLQHGSIPLTGDIARICDALVFESEQKRAEARKKVHRRATTVEEVLGRTIGWDEAVSVFSASFAEVFDLALEPGDLTPDEQARATALRAEQYAAEDWNAHR; from the coding sequence ATGCGCAGCACCTGGCGACTCCTGGTCACCGGAACGACCGATGGCCCCTCGAATATGGCAATCGACCATGCGATTATGGACGCGGTCGCCGAAGGGCGCGTCCCGCCGACGCTGCGCTTCTACGCCTGGGACCCGGCCTGCCTCTCGCTCGGCTTCATGCAGCCACTGGCCGACGTAGACCGCGCGCGGCTCGCGGTCTGCGGCTGGGATGTCGTGCGGCGCATCACGGGTGGGCGGGCCATCCTGCACACCGACGAACTGACGTACAGTGTGACGGTCAAGGACGACCACCCCGTCGTAGAGGGCGACATCATCAAAAGCTACCGCCGCCTGAGCACCGCGCTGTGTCACGGCCTGGACCAGCTCGGCGCTGCCGTCGAATCGGACCGCCGCGTCGAGGGCGCGGGAAAGGCCAAAGGCCCGGTATGCTTCGAAGTGCCCAGCCACTACGAGATCACCGCCGGAGGAAAGAAGTTGATCGGCAGCGCGCAGGTGCGCAAGGTCGGCACGGTGCTGCAGCACGGATCGATCCCACTCACCGGCGACATCGCGCGCATTTGCGACGCGCTGGTGTTCGAGTCGGAGCAGAAGCGCGCTGAGGCCCGCAAGAAGGTCCACCGCCGCGCGACGACCGTCGAAGAGGTGTTAGGCCGCACAATCGGCTGGGATGAGGCCGTAAGCGTCTTCAGCGCCAGTTTCGCCGAGGTGTTCGATCTGGCGCTGGAACCGGGCGATCTCACGCCGGACGAGCAGGCCCGCGCCACCGCCCTGCGCGCGGAGCAGTACGCGGCGGAGGACTGGAACGCGCATCGGTAG